attcgTTCTTCTTTGAGGTGAGGCTATTATGTGCCTTGGAAGCTACTCCATCAAAATTGGTTACTTGAGCTATAGCTCTATCCAGGTTGTCCTGTGTTGACGATCACCATGAATCTCGAAAGAATGTCAAGAGGTTTGTTCTATCGATGAAGTTGCACTTTAGTTTGAGATGAGTTGAGTTGCCTTTTCGGTTCTAACTTCTAAGGGTAGAACAGTTCAAACTTCGTTCTCCACAGCTCAGTGCCAATCCAACTTCTTATCTTCATCTGTTCCTATTTTCTTGGTAGATTGGTGTTTTCCCCCTTACTTGCTAGTTTTTTTTGAAGCTTGGGTATACTTCCTATTCAATAGAAGAGGAGAAAAGGCTGGTATTCCTAAAATATAAATGGCAGAACTTAAACAGtcattaagtaggcgtttggacatacaTGTTGCTAGCAAATATGTGTATTTTAGCTTCGAAACTTCTTTAAAAGTGTTATGTGGAGTGAAATACTATTGGATTAATAGTTTTCACTCACAAATGTCAACCTTTTTAAAGTGAAATTCATGTGCACTATTTCGACTTCTAAATACTCTTTTAACTTAAACATCAAATATTCATTTTTCAACCTCAAGCAATGAACTGTTGAGCTATACATCGCAGTATCCATGTGCACAGGTGTGGGGAATATGCTTTACCCCTGTAGTCTACCAAAGTGACTTTTAAAAGCTGAGAGAGCACatgggaagaagaagaagaagatggttAACTTACCAAATTGAACAGAATCCAGAAAAAGGTATCCATATCTAGATAACCACTAAAATCCATAATAGTTATTACAATCCCCATaagcaaaaacaacaaaaaaaaaattcagaaaaaaaaaatggagaaaaagGCAAAGGCCAAAGAGAAACACACTCAAAATTCCACACTAAAATATGATACAAACTGCAAGGCACTTTGTGCTTGCTTCCTGTCATGTTAGATTCCAGCAAACATGTCACGATGGGGCAACAGACATAACCAAACTGATGCCCCTtgaactccttttttttttttcctttttccttttgtgTTAAGGTGCTGCACGTGGCATCATTTTAGTTGAAATGACGTAGGGAATAAATCATCCACTATTTATTCCCTCCAGCAACAGGAATCAAGGGCCTATAATGGGGGAAAGCAAAGGCTCCTCCTTTGTACTGATGTTGATGATGAATCTTATCCTTGAAAGATAAGCCTCTGTTCAAAAGCACGCAAGTAAATAATGGTGCAGTGATGGTGGTGGTCAGTGCCCACAAAATTAAATCAAATGGCATGTGCCATAGGCATTTCCCTGCCCACCCTGCACATGCTATCTGTCCCCTCATAATCATTTATTCCTTTCTACTTTCTCCTCTAAAATATTCTTTCTATACATTAACCAACTCAATATCTTACATTATCAAATCAAATCACTTGGAACACCTAAATTCATCACCCAAAAAAAGAAGGTAGAATATTGTTAGACAATCAACTAGGTTCCTCAACAACTCTATTTGCTACTTAAAACTATGGCTTAGTAGAGTAGTTGATAAACTAGGAGATGATTAGGTAAATTATAGAGCTAGGGGTGCAGGTCGAGTCGCCAATGCCACGCATTGGAGATGTCGTGGGCAGGCTATAAGGTGGTCGTTGGTGAGGCCGGCTGCCTGCATGAAGGAGTGTATAACGGTGGGGCCCACGTAGCGGAAGCCTCTTTTTACCATGTCTTTGCTTATGGTTTCTGATTTTGAGGTCTTCACTGGAATTTTGTTGCATGCCTTGTATTGTGTTGCAATGGGCTTGTTGTTCACAAATCCCCACAGATATTTGTCGAACGACCCAAATGTCTTCTTTATCtgaaatataaatcaagaaatcaCACACTTAGATGATCCCCGCATCTAAAACTTTCTTATTTAAGACTAGTAACTTCCCAAATTTTATTTAAGAATCACAAGAATGTAACACTATATGACAGCTCTATTATTCTTTAAGCCTAAACACGTATTTAATTATACTAATCTTACTTTCTTAGGGTTGTACTTTCAAGGCCAGGTAgacaatacttattccatatgGCCCATGTGGTTATGTTACTTTAACAGTTGTTAGGTACATGCATGATTAGCTGATTAATTAAATATCAAGACTTTTCCCATCTATGCTTCCCATTAGGGTCTCATAATGTCATTCTTAACAGAAATGTTGGGAAGGATTGTCAAACAATGGAGACATTGAAATAGAAAGGACAGTTGAAAAGTTAAATCAGTGTTTAAAATTCTTTACAGAGCTCATATTATATGATGATTACCTCTAAAATTCTGTTAGAGTTGTCGACAGCTCCTCGGATTTGGCTAAGCTCTATACCATATTCTACACTTGTTGAAGTTATCTTCTTTTCATTGTACTTGGAAACAATTTCTGGATCAAATCCTGAAAAGGCATCCCTGGAGGAAAGTAGAATCCAAAATACAGCTGAGGCCTCTGAATTTTTTCAAAGTGTTCATCAAGACTTGATTTAAAACCAGCAAAACCTACCTGAATTCTTGCCTTTTCTTTAAAACTGAAGTCCAGTCCGATCCAACTTGTGCACCAGTTAACACCAGCAACTCAAAGAGCAGACTGTGTATATAAAACAAGGAAATTAGTCCAAGAATGAAGTTGATAAATATGCACAAAGCAGAAAAAACAGGGGAACAAAATATGCTAAATATGCACAAAGCACAAAAAACAGGGGGAAAAATATGTAAAATATGCACGAAGCACAAAAAACAGGGGAAAAAATATGCTTACTTATCATCATGGACAGGAACTCCCCATTCTTCATCATGGTATGCAATATAGAGTGGGTCTGAAAACACAACAAAGCACCAAAAGCTTTAGTCCTACTTATTGAAGTAATATAATTTGTGTATCATCCTGTTAGAAGATAGTTCTGAATTGCACTTGAAGGTAGGAATTGAGGTGCTAATTACCAGAGTTAGGCGTGATAAAACTGCATCTTTTTTCTTCTCGGGGACTGGGGCTAGCAACCGAGGGGAAGGAAGGGTCCAGAGAAGATACTTTTCCTTCATACTTAGCAGATTTTGTTCTTCCATAATGTGCAATTTTCATTTTCCTTTGCACTTGCGCGTTTGCAACTTGTTCCCTTCTTGCTGCTGCTATGCTTCCCGGAGCCTCGACTATCAACGAGGAAGAATATTTCAATGAAGAAATTTCCACCGAATTTGGTGATGCTATGCCCCCATTGCTTTTCTTAGGTTTCTTTAACAAAGTTGGGATTTTGTTAGGAGTCCCTTTAGGAGTCACAACTTTCTCAGCGCTCGAACTCAAGCCATTAGGATCAATAGTATTCCCTCTCTTGATAGCTGGTTGCCTTGGCGACTTTATTTTAGGAGAGACCGGTGGAGTTGTTAAAGAACTTGTCTTGACTTTAGCACCAACAATGTTTTTGTTCTTAACACCATTTGGAGTAACAGGGGGAGGAGGAGCATTAGTTGTCTTTTTAAGCGAGTTGCGACGTTCAAAAAGAGGAACTATGTTGCTATGTGGTTGAAGAACAGGACGGTCATTGATCTGGGAGAGGGTTTGTGGGCTGCTTTGCAGTTTAGCTTTGGAAGAACACATCTTTAATTCTTCAGGAAGAGGGGTTgaggctattttttttttttttgctgttgtATTGAGGAGGTAATGATCAAGCTTAGAATTAAGAAATGAGGGAAGAATGTGAGGGGGTTTTATAGAGAAAAAAGTAAAGCAAGGGGGGTTGTGGGACTTTATGGGGGGAGGTAGGGACAGGGGTATAAGGGGGAAGTTGTGAATTTTGGAACATGGAGAGGTTGGGGTCTGCCATACAGAGGACCTATTTTCTTGTGAGGGTTGGCACTTTCTTCTGTTTAAAGTGACCACGGGGGTGACAGTGACCTAATCCTTACATCTGTATCTGCATTTCCAGGCCCTCGAGAGTATCTGCATTTCCAGGCCCTCGAGAGTACTGTTTTCTTTTTTAGATTgttttagtttgacttgacacgaaatttaagaaatagagaaagacttttgaaatatgtggtgcaaaacaagccttagatatttgtgtgattgtaaatcatctcataagttaaattgtttctaaatatagaaatatgcCAATATTTTAagacaaactaataaggaaagtaagacaatttTTTTGAAACATAGGGAGTATTTGTTTTGAACAGATCAAATTTGTTCGCGTACTATGTGAAATTGTAATAATTTTTCGTTAGGAGAAAACGCTTTCAACTTTGCTGTGGGCCCTTAATGGAGCTTCGACTAGAGCTTAAAACTCTAGTCAAAAGTTGAGGGGTAAACTTGAACTCTTTTTTTCCGAAGAATTTAGATACGTCCACATTTAATGTTGGAGCGTTGTTAATGTCAAGTAAATACGGAATAATTTGTTAACGACAAGAATATAAATGAACTAAAGTTTATTAAGTTGGAGGAATGGAAATGGTGCCAGTGCCAGCAGGTCAGGGACCTCCCTTTTTCATAGGCAGCCTAACCAAGTTCGATAAAAACCCGAGCTGGAGTGGGCGTGAGGGTTTGGGGCCAGAAAATGACCAATCATTGCCCTCTTCTTTATGGCTGGCTTGTATTTTCGTTTTCTTTCTTTCCCTAAACATCTACCTTTTCCCTCAAAATACCATTTTGGAATTGTTATTCTTATTACTTACACATATTCAATTTTTGATTTGATATGATGATGGCATTAACAACAACAAGATGTACAAAGCATACCGTGTTAGCAGAGTTCGGAGAAGGGTTGCACCCCAATGGATGTGATGTAGACAACCTATATTAATTGAGATTAACTGAAGAAATATGACCAATGCGAATTTATATAGCTGAAGTTAACTTGTTTGGGGTTGAGATTGCTGTTATATACCAATTCCAGTTAGTATATTGTAACTTGGTTGTTGGAACTACTCACGTACGTTACTCTGCTAAAAGTTTATCACAACTCTCCAAAAAAGTTTGTTTAACCACACTTTTGTCAAAGTTGACATTTTAATTCAAGATGTAACCACTTTTTAGTCTTCTACTAATAGTAGTTATTTCATCTATACACCTTTGGCTGCTTTTAGGAGATCACCTGAGGACAAGGATATCTCCTGTAGAGCCTCTTAAATTAGTTTAAAAAGAACTAAAAAGCAGGGAATGAAATCCCGAAGTTAAAAAGCATTGATTAAAGAATAATATAACTTTGAGATTAGCAGTTAAGAAGAATAATTCTGATTATAATCTTTTGGCTTAAACCTTTACTTCGTGGCACACTAGGGAATGAAATCCTTAAAACGCGTTGTGCCAACTAAGAGAAAGATTAAGGAACAGAGTGTCATTTCCCCTAACAAGTAACAGAGCCAGCTTTAAAGTATCGAACATGAAGTTGATCATGTCCTAGTAATTTCCTTCTGATATTATGGTTCAAGATTCTCCTATTTTTGAATAAGAATCTTATTCCTCTTGTCCTTCTAGGCACGCCAAGCATAATGATTCCTTTTGTTCCCATCAACGTTTATGGCATTTACACTACCCTTCGTGAGAATGTACTATGTCAATTTGCTCCCACTTCGGTTATTGATAAGTAGCGGATAATTCTATACACCAAAATTTAAGTAGATAGAAAGATATCATATTTCACCGAATATCATTTATTTTTGCTAGAATTTGAATCTCGATTTTAAGAATTTGAAGCCATTTCATTGACCATTATTCATTAGGCCACAACAATGTTGCGTGCCTTTTCAAACTCTCAGTATCCAAGTCTAAAGTAGATAGTAATATATAAAAACAATAGGCATATAATTTTTAGGAACAGTAAAGATAAAGGAAATAATGGATCGCAATGTTTCAGCTGCAAGGAATTATCTGTTCTTTGGTGCCTTGTTCCTATCACTAGCTTTCCATTTCTCTATGAGTATAATCTAAACCTTAAGTTGCAAGCAAATCCAACCTCATCAAATATGACATCTTTGGGATTGACAATGAATATTTCTCTCACGATTCATTGGAAGTGAGTACTCAAATTAGAAAATTCACCTGTCTATTTTAAATGTATCTTTTTAGCTTTTCAATTTTGGTCTAGAAAAAGTGTTACTTTAGGGTTCAGACACTAAGCTGGTACTATTAATTATCTTTTTCAAGTCTATCTTTACTCTAATTAATGATCTAAAAAGTCTAAGAAAAGATTAAGCTGGTAACTTTGACAAATAATTTTTATAATGATGATACTAATTATAACGTTTTTTGATGTGCATAAAGCAAAAAATCTAAAATACAAATAGTATGGACTGAAGCCTGAGGAAAGCAAAAAAGAAGGTTTTATTTTCATTTGGCTCTAATGGGATCTTTTAAGCTACTGAGATTAGACCGCTCAGTTAATCATGTCTGAAGAGGTTAAAACTAGAAGTACAAGTAATTAACGTTGTTAATTACTTTGCCTCTTCACAATCAGATTAAGGCAGCTACTAGTTAACGTCAATCACCTAAAACACTGATTAGTGGATGGTAATCACGTTGGATTTCAAGGGAGAAGAGAAACAGGCCATGTGCAAGTCCCACATAATTGCATCAATAATGAGAGGCAACTCTAGTTCTAGACATTAACACATGATATTGGGTAGATGACATATTATGTAATTGTCCAAATGTCTATTAAGTAATTAGCATAATTATTTGTATATACCTTCCCTACCTTCCTCGTAATTCTCTTGTCTGTCCTTTTTCCTATTAGAAAAACGGCCAACGAATAATATATGGACATTTCATGCCTAGAGCCAACAGTACAAGTCAaatattcttccttttttcttaattaaaatcaACAAGAGATAGTTGAAATTTTATTGATGAAAAAAACAGGGGAAAAACAAATAATTAGAAAATGGAGGGGGACTAGAACTTATATTATATTAAACACACCTTCTGAGAGAAAGAGGGTATAACCTTCAAATCTAATTGCTAAAAAGTTGTGGTATATAACTAAAAATTATTAACACTGTTTTATGTTAATAAAAATTTAGAAAAATCAAATCTAGCCAGCTCTTAAAACCACCAGAGATTGGTTTAGTTGATTCCGGACTTTAATGATTCGTTGCTAAGAATGTTTGGACCAGTTGGCCTTTCAAAAAAATGCAATAAAATTGAAATGATGCGGAGAAGATTATCATAATCCCGCACAAGAATGACACACAAAAATCGAAGAATATGCAAAATTAAAAAAGCTTTTTACCATGATCGATCATTCTCATGAAGCATCACATTATTGATTGAAGAATCAATTGAAGTGGAATCTGAAGTAATTAGGTGCTTCAAATGACAAGTATGACATATATTTCAAAGTCTCTTATAATTTGAGAATAAAAGAAGCAGTACATTTTGCTTGAGCATGTACTTGTAGGCGTGAAAATGTAAGGGTGGGTCAAAGCTTCTAGCCTTACTTAGACTTTTGACACTTTGCTGAATGCGATGTCCACATTGCTTTTCACAAACTTCTAATGCTTGTTTAATTAACTACCACAGTCCACTGCTATAACTTTGGGGAATAATTCTAATGCTTTGTTCTTCATATTTTTGTTGAACCAGCTTTATTTGCTTGGAGATCATTAAACGAAAGTTTGACTAATGTATTACATTTTCCATGCTCAGTAGCGTGTGATTTTCTCTAAATATATTAAGTTATGTACTTACGCTGTAAGACTTCATCGCCAAGAAGGGTAAAGACTAGTAAAAAAATTTTTTGTTTGGTCCTTTGGGTTTCCAGtgcttgttcttttttttttaaatcttccaATCTAAACTCTAAAGTGTGTTTCTTGACATAATGCATGGCCATAGATGGAGGAGTACTGTGACAAAAATAATCAGTAGTAGACTCAAATTTTATGATACCAAATTAATTGCTTATACAAAATTTTGTTCGGTCCGACGAACTCTGATACATTtgcatattcatatacatagctatGGTGGAAAATCTTTTTGTACATGGTGATCGATCTCGGATTGTGCACGAAGTAAATATTctgtgatctttttttttttttgggtaataaaATATTATGTGATCTTATTGACCCTTATAgatgacatattcatatcttttttgttggataaattgaatgtccaattttttttaaaggttttcattttcttttatttacaggaTATAGCTCATGAATTGTTAGAGTAACAGTGATCTCAATAGGAGTAGATGGACGTTGCAACTTGGATATATTACGAGACTGTGGGAGGACAGATGAAGATAAGCGTTTATGTTCTTGGGTCCTACTTTCGATCCCGATGAACATCATTCTCCAACACCACATTAGTTAGCTTTGTCTTTCAGGCTCTATTCTATTAGTTAAACAACAATTATGAACGTCGTTGATGCTTTAGGATTTATGTAATTTTGAATCTGATTGTTAATCTTCAGATTATTTATATGAAATCGGGTTCTTGTAATGTTTGTTGAATTACTACTTTCATTTAATATGTTCTACAAGGATTTCATATGATATATAAGAATATATAAGCAAAAAATAGCGACGGTTTTTGCCGTAGCTAAATATGTAATAAATATAGTATTTTAGAAATAATTTTATATAAATTGCGACGGAATATTGATGGAAATACTGTAGCTAATATATCTCGGCGATGAAATCAACAACCAAATGCGACGGATTTTATATGTATTAGCTACGGAAATTTTTGTCGCTAAGGTTAGCGACGAAATTCTTTGTCACTAGTCCGTTGCTAAATGTAGTGACGAATGCCAAAATTTTGTCACTAAAAGCTTAGCTACGGGCGTTTTAGCGACAAACAAAATTTCGTTGCTAATCTGTCGCTAAACGGCTTTAGCGACGGATTTGGGTGGTTTAGCAGCGGATTTCGTCCGTCGCTAAAACCACCTTTTTTGTAGCCGCATAGGAAAAGACGTTCCTATCAGATCCTTTCACTCTGCCCGATGTCAGTTCATAATTACTTCAGCTGCCTAATCAATCTCGGGAATCCGCCCCTTGTCAGAAATCTCAAATCCTTCAAAACAAACCTCTTGTACTCCCCTCTATATAAGACCCATATATCTCCTTCTTGCCATGCACCTTTGACCGTAAACCCTAAACCTCATCTTTTAAAAAATCCTTTGTTTACTTCTACCAAGTTCTATATTCTCTTCTAATTCTAAATCTTTTTTCTTGGAACACTATCTTATTTCGCTTGACACTACGCGTTAGTCTTGTTCATGAATTCTCTACCGTTGTTAACCTAAGGTGAGGACCATTCTGCGTCTCCACCACATTCACCCCCCTTGTCAATGATGAGGGCGATCGGTCCTGAGGAGGAGTTAGAATTCCTTTCTGCGGATAGTCTTCCTGTCGGTTTCAAATACGCGAATGACTGCAAAATATCTTCTCACCTCGATTTTGTGGAGAAATTCGAATCTTTTATCGATGACGTTACCATCTCCATAGTTTGGAAAGATTGCAACCTTGGTGCGGATGTCTATGTCCGTCCTGTGGAAGCGGGGTGGGGATCAATCATTACATTGCTGGTTATTCGATTGATCTATACCTAACCCTTTGCTATCGGGTTTTCTCTTCCCATCCCTCAAGTGATCGAGGACTTCTGTCGCCGATATCGTGTTTGTATTGGCCAAATCGCTTCACAGATTTGGAGGCTTGTATACTGCTTTGAAATATTAGCTAACATAGCCGGGGTTCCTTTTACCCTCGACTATTTGCTACGCATATATGTACCCCGGGTAATCCGAGGTGGAATAGTTCATCTGCTTCCTCGAGGAACTCGAGGTCTCATAGATCCGGAAGATCACTATGACCGGGGATGGCTACATCGGTTCGTGATGATTCGTACAGTTCAGCTTCACCGCTCTTTATCCTCAGACTTCCCGGAGGCATGGAACCCTATCCCGAATCTGATCGAACCTAAGCGTGTAATCATTATCTTTGAATGGGTAGTTGCACTTTTAGGTGCTTCTCGTAACGCGGGCCGTTCTTGGAGGAGCATGGCACCtgaagggtggaaaggcaaaAACGATGGTAATTTTCAATTTGTTCCTGGAGTTCTTTAACTTTTCCATTTCATATTCTAACCTCGACTCTTCGATTTTTAGGGATCCCGACAAAAAGGTCTTTAAAAGGAAAAACATTATTGAAGAAAGTGCCGACGGTATTGTTCGGGGGAAAAAGACTACACCTGCGTCGGTGAAGACGTCCAGTCGACTAGTCTCTACAAAGGCCTCGACCATTCCCTTAGAGATAGGCTCTCGTGTCAGAACGCGCCATATCATGGAGACTCGATAGGAAATAACTCCTGGTGGACCACCCTCGATGATCGTTCTCGATGAAGAGGATCTACCGGGCCCAAACAGCCTTGGTTCAACTGCTCCTGAGGATAATCCCTGGCTCATTTAGCCgatgcttaatattatattagTACCCGAGGGTATATACCGAAGTTCTCAACCTTCGGTTCATCGTACCGGCTTGGGATTCCCTTCTGTTCTAGCTTAGGACCATAAGTTAGGCCCTTTTGTTTAGTGGAACTGATGTAACCAAGGAAGTCGAAAATTCGttataaaaagaaaattagtagaACTTGTGGATTGGCCTTttactaatttttatttagtgcACTTGGCCTTTGTCCTTGTTTTAAGTTTTCCTCTATGTTGAATTCAAGGTTGTCTTATCCCGTAAGTTTCGGAGCTACGCAGAAAATGTCAAAACGTTTTTTTCAGCGGCCCTTACGTTTATCTGCTTCTTGTTCCGTCTCGGTATTCGTAGTTTGCTCGGGCTATGCTCGGTCATGACCGATGCTTGGTTGAATCAAAATTGATATTGGCTGTCAATCACGTCGAGGTCTCGACCACCTTCATTGGTCCAACTTGTAACACATCGGGAAGTTGAGGGCAGATTTGACCCCGATTTCACCTGTACACAGTGAGTAATTCGAAACGAAAGGAAGTAGAAGTAGCTCCGGTTCCTTCTTCTGTAAGGTGCGTATGAGCTGATAAAATCACATGTCCCATCAGTTATGTCATTCTGTTGTTAGTCACGCGTCGTATCCCAGTTGGGTAAGCCTACGATTATGGAATGacaacctgttatatcccgtgttttcgtataattggaaatcgtgaaataattatgactcgggtgttagaaggacctaatttaatttttgtgaatatgactatgttggttgtgaaatctttaatgctaatccctcggggaaggccgaggataaatttggaatttcggaaattagtttcgggaattacaaatcgggacttttcaagaagtgggccaaagaaataaaaaaattacaattgaagcccaaaggaaagagaggggccggccaagcccattttaaaagggtcatgtgctatgcacatgaccccaaaaggatatatatcacttgaAGTCTTAGTAATTtagatcaaataaaaaaaaaatcaagaacacacaaaggaaaggggcattcggccgaatagtgaagagaaagaaagaaaaattccaagctttcttgtgatccaaaaatcttgttcttctcatatttgtgaagtactcaaggccctcttcaacggggtataattagtttggcgaaaaatcgacgttttcgacaagtcgggttttcaagagaaggtgagaattcttacccttttatgttatagaattgatgtgaatgtgttaagcattggaagtagatggagatcccgtaatttttagcgtaaatagaaagtcgtgggtgtgtgtttgtagtgtgtttggccgtgagccatagagagaaaaaattggtgtgaattgatcctggttaagttggtataatgtgttgttgtgatccttatatcgtaaatgattgattgttgaattaaattggcggtggaaaacgaattcggatattatcggaaagtgtatatccttggtattcttatgtatatcaatgtatattttggggtgctatagactttagatatgaatctatatcgatgttgacgaattcggattgaaacgacgttagttagaatgttcgtcgtgaattttaatgttttgaagaattatggaactaatgaattttggtgcaatttcgtgtatggtttgaattgtaatgagaatgtggttgtataagtttgaatgtgggaatgaatacaaataggtagatatagaattggaattttgaaagtttgaatggaaagttgccaacttaagaaatcatgtaggactttgaagctagaatgcaTTGATTGTTGcttacattgtttggttgatgtgtgggctgttgtggttggttaatttgagccgagctacgcctcggggatgttagatttataggggaaatgctgccgaaatttcggtaggcaaatatggagttaaaggcatttttgagcctaagaatctcatttggtaactttgaccatttgcagatttttgacgaaacgggacgggacttttggaggagcttacgacatctgagaggtatgtaaagcttcccaattctttatttggcatatcttagtgtgttagttgaatatgagaccttccggagcatttctgctcctcgaaacccgatccacaggaaagttactattcattcaattcgattgaagcctaaaggctcccttttggctagaatgccattattcgtccgaaacctatcgaaatgtggtcgggtaacctagaaatgattatgtatgacccttggcatataactgctcgtaaaaatatgttcgccacctcacttcgactcgaggtgggtccgctaccccaaaatgcccgatttgcccttcgggccatctttgagaatagagttgaacgtaccacttctgatctttggaacatccttccacggggtatgtttggactattcgatgcactaatccaggttttgaactatatggaccattttggaatcgttttgcaaaatgaaaccttatgtcgactaagtattcgactattttgtaataggatatgatttatgagtttactttgttttgaaacactattttgaaatacgatttgcatttgtttgctcacgactccgctcgtgccttattatgacttcgttcaccggttcccgggccggttttgattcgtgcgctgtatgataaattcggccgtatgctgtgttacggttcccgaggcttcgccatagggcccggttccgtttggagttatgctgtgatatggctcgggacgcgatacgctcaccgatgattgtgattatgttcggagatgtacggagatttgaaaccttctggtgttatgctgtgtgtggcgccagcgtcggagtggcgaccacgttcttaagcgtttgcatgattttatttgcataaaacatatgtatatgatttcgatacagattttgacataccagtttgtaccccactttgacatttgatttgctttcggttttgatctataattctgtactccgtgctttacatactcagtacatatttcgtactgaccccctttcctcgggggttgcgttttatgcccgcaggtgcagatatcggtgatcctccgcagtaggcttcacttcttgctattccggagtactcttatccgatccggagtccacttttggtacagactcttttgctttgtatatatttggtatatctgactatttgggtacggcggggccctgtctcgtcacacgtctttgt
Above is a genomic segment from Lycium barbarum isolate Lr01 chromosome 12, ASM1917538v2, whole genome shotgun sequence containing:
- the LOC132623227 gene encoding uncharacterized protein LOC132623227, which encodes MCSSKAKLQSSPQTLSQINDRPVLQPHSNIVPLFERRNSLKKTTNAPPPPVTPNGVKNKNIVGAKVKTSSLTTPPVSPKIKSPRQPAIKRGNTIDPNGLSSSAEKVVTPKGTPNKIPTLLKKPKKSNGGIASPNSVEISSLKYSSSLIVEAPGSIAAARREQVANAQVQRKMKIAHYGRTKSAKYEGKVSSLDPSFPSVASPSPREEKRCSFITPNSDPLYIAYHDEEWGVPVHDDNLLFELLVLTGAQVGSDWTSVLKKRQEFRDAFSGFDPEIVSKYNEKKITSTSVEYGIELSQIRGAVDNSNRILEIKKTFGSFDKYLWGFVNNKPIATQYKACNKIPVKTSKSETISKDMVKRGFRYVGPTVIHSFMQAAGLTNDHLIACPRHLQCVALATRPAPLAL